In Candidatus Desulfatibia profunda, one DNA window encodes the following:
- a CDS encoding DUF1318 domain-containing protein encodes MKKFYTFLWAAGMVMTTTLLACVTINIYFPAEKVESVAGDIVNDIRGKKPPQKGDQSQNHEGLFQGIRFALAPASAWADDVTTVSNPTIRALKEKMKARFQELKPYYQKGALNEGDDGYLSVADTGGLNLKEKRDLNGLVDAENSDRGTLYAEVAKALKIDPGQINRIAEIFAKEWQKPVR; translated from the coding sequence ATGAAAAAATTTTATACGTTTTTGTGGGCTGCCGGAATGGTCATGACGACAACCTTATTGGCCTGTGTGACGATAAACATCTATTTTCCGGCCGAAAAAGTTGAATCGGTTGCAGGGGATATCGTAAATGATATCAGGGGCAAAAAGCCGCCTCAAAAGGGTGACCAATCCCAAAACCACGAAGGTCTTTTTCAGGGGATCCGGTTTGCCTTAGCGCCTGCCAGTGCGTGGGCTGACGATGTGACAACCGTTTCCAATCCCACCATTCGCGCCCTGAAGGAAAAAATGAAAGCCCGTTTCCAGGAGTTGAAACCATACTACCAGAAAGGCGCCCTGAATGAAGGGGACGACGGCTATCTTTCCGTGGCAGATACCGGCGGGTTGAACCTCAAGGAGAAAAGAGACTTAAACGGTCTCGTGGATGCCGAAAACAGTGACCGTGGAACGCTGTATGCAGAAGTGGCCAAGGCCCTGAAAATAGACCCCGGCCAGATCAACCGCATCGCAGAGATCTTTGCCAAAGAATGGCAGAAGCCTGTACGCTAG